CAAGAAGCATGAAGAAAAGTTTGAGAGTTCCATAAAGAAACACCCCTATCTTTGTAAAGTACGTTGGAAGGATTTGATCAATTATATCATTTACCATAAATGGGAAGGATGAAAAAGCCAAACTTCTTAGGAAAGTTACGATCTCAAAATTTACGAAAATACAAAGAAGTCGTGAAAACTTACTACCATTCGAAGGACTTCACGAATCGTAAGGTTGTAATTTATTGAAAACACTGATGACATTCGCGAATTTTCATTggaaaagtcattcaaaaaggTATTGCCTCATCTAAAAGGCagtttgaataaaaaaatcagatgaaAAGAATCAGTGCATCATGCTTGGACATATATAGTTCATCTGAAAAAGCAGATTGAATGAAGGAATGATCGGAACATAcacaaacaaaggaaaagaatgagtttttgctttttcctttctttctcttttttttttctgtgtgGCAGAGCAAGAAAACAATTTGATCTTTCCACTTACGCCGTGCAAACAGAACCGGAGCCTTTATACAAGGAAAGACTGCCTCTTCTCTCTAACTTATCCTCCCGTCTTTCTTTTGCCCTTCTTTATAACAGTCTATCCTCGGCGTCCATCAGAAAAGCCTACTGCTTTCGCTTATGCTCCATTTCAATGAATCGGAATCAATATCTCCAAATATCTATATGTACACGCTCCCTTCCAAATCCACATTTTGCGTCGCTGACCATCCACAGATAAGATAACACCAACCTCAGTAGCCAAATGTTCAAAGCAAAAGAAGGAAGTTCCCAACCCTCTTTGAGAAAGGCTGGAGCAGTGTGTTCCCCCAATCCATTGGGCACTTCCAATTTAGGCGGTGTCACCTAAGAAGGAAGGAGATTTCCCCACTTGTCTCATTCCTCCTAAAGGAACTCCTTTCCAGTCCCTCTTAAAAGGATTTAAGTTCCTAGTGTCAGAATATGGGAAAAAAGATTCTCTCATCAATCAATTTCCCCGTCCTCTACGTCATTTGGTGGTGGCAGAATCGGATGACTTTTGGGCGGCTCACtctcctcatcctcatcttcgtCATCAACCTTCATGTACAAGCCAAGCTGTTCTAAAGGATTGCTACAATTCTGGAGTTTGAAACTACCCAGATGGTCTTCTGAACAGTCTGGGCTCTTTGCCTCCTCCAAGAAGTTTGGTAATTCCTCACCATGAGGAACCCGAAGCATCTCCAAGTCCTCCATAAACTGACTGTTCTCATTGATATCAACTGTCTTTTCCATCTGCAGAAACCAAGACTTGTCAGATAAGTACCTTTTAAAACCTTGTCCAGGAAACTGCAAGGTGTGCACTCACCTTTTGCAATGCTTGACGAGCAAGTTCCCTCTCCAGCTCCCTCTGCCTCTTGGCTTCAGCTGCAGCTTTTTTTCTAGCCTCTTCTGCTGCCTTTGCCTCAGCTTGAATTTTAGCCTTTTCTGAttagtagaaaaagaaaaaaaaaatttaggagacCCATTGTAAagagcttttttcttttttttgggttgaatgACGATGATGGTATATAATAAAAGAGACCTTCTTTTGCCCGCCTCTCAAGTTCTCTCTATTCGTAACTTCTCAGGATCCCGCTTCTCAACCTAAGATGGGAAAAACCACAAATATAAATATCAAGTATCTAGACAAGTAGACACAGAAAAGATGCATCAAGCACTGTGTTCAACcttctgttgacacctaaattttggtgacccttttaattattagttgcattaaaaaattagggattaattttaaccaaaaaaaaaatattagttaattaattaattgtatagcatatagttttaggtgcattttattttaatttgcattttttatttattggagcATTGGTGGATGGGTTCAATTAATGTTTCGAGCTTAAATTGACAAGTCTGATTAAGTTCTCAACGAAATGAagcaaattagcccaagcccattgtttttttaaatcaattatcttgtgaaaaattgaaatttgatgcaatattctgatgatttttttgaagattgaaaacCGCATTGCAATCTCATCTTTATCAATAAGCAATAAAATCATTAGAGATATTCAtgagataaggaaaataagaagatttTGGGTGATCGGGAAgttatagattatcttcgtgtatattgaaaaaacgagataaaatattctacgaAGATTACCTATTTTCACCTATAAAAAGCAATCGGGTATGTGGAGATAGTTGgagcttcttttaaaaaaattcagaaaaagtgaaaggggagagaagccatccgtggaggttaaaaggaaagaagagaaaaagaaaaaagcaaaaagcttctgcagaaaagcgaaggaagagggagagtgacgtgagagagagagagagagaaaagtaaaggggtgatttgacccctactgttcatcatcttccccaaatcgCTGCCCATCTTCTGCAACTTCCATCCGCGAGGCTTCCGCCACCGTGCCGCGCCGAGCCTTGCCCCTGCCCCGGCGACCCGAAGCTCGACGCTCCGCCCTCCGCGAGTAGGCCCGAGCCGTGCCGCAGCCGAGCCTCCTTCCCCGCGCCGACGTGGCCGCCGGTCTCCGTCCGCAAGCCTCGACGACCCGCGCCACTGCGCCGGAGCCCCACTCACCCGCGCCTGCCTCTCCGCCGCGCCGCTCGTCTCTGTTGCCCCTGTCCCTGTTTGCCTGACGCTGTGCCGCATCTGTCGCCACCCTCATCGCTCCACTTGACGACCTGCAGTCCGCAATCGAGAGGCGTTGCCCCCGTGAAGCCGCTCTGTGCCCTCTGCTCTAACCCGACTTCAATCCGAAGCTCCACCTGCAGTGCCCAATTGCAAGCACCGCCGCGCCTCCCTCTCGCCGCGCCTGCACCATCGCCGATCAACCTCACTCGCGACCGCCTCGCTCGAAGCCCCACCGGACGCTGAGCCGACGCCCTTGCAGCAACCCGCGAAGCTGCTTCTGCCTCGACGTGTTTCTGCCGCCCAATCCACCTGCCTTGCCTCGCCGGCGACTCCTCACCGGACCGGCCACCACGTGCTGCCTTGctcaaaacaacagaaaaagcaaaatctattaggttgttcatttattttactttattttgtttatattctttagttatttacttaattggatcccaatgttcactttatgaatcttgtaggcattatcccataagttatccctaaacttattgtaattattaatttgacccgtaagatgtcgggttatttttttaattacattaatttttggggtttgttgatagttttttaagtactaaatcaatataattattaatttgatccgtaagaattcggatcagatttttagttattttgaaccctttgtcgtgataattaggattaggataatcgttaatttaacctgtgagacagcaggttattttttcgattattttgatcctttatatgattgcatatcttgattgtttagatttattgTTTAGTTGATAATGGCTTGTTttagagaattaccaaaaaaatctaaaaaaaaaatataagaaaaaacaacaacaaaaaatgcattcatttaggttgttagttttatcattatttgaattgcatatgaaattttgatttcgaaattaatataaaaactaaaaaatcatcatccatatatcatgttgaattagggcattctttgcacgtcattgcatgttaggattgcatgtttatcaattataggtagataatctctcctagataaattgcatgttttgttaagaaaataaaaatgtccatgtcatatggaattaagtccatgaaatgcacgtcattttagtgattattgttaggttcatttctaattagaacttcctcgtcattagactaaatcatttaataaatgtcgtatgacatataactcgagtgctaaattatatgcggcatgtcatcttagtttaaataattttgtatgtcattgcatcgcattgcatgtcattagaattaggtcatttagattgcatttaattattgcatttcttcatgtcatatagtttaggtcatgctgccatgtcatattagattattaacatgcattgcataagtcatgatttttattaaataaagtgaaaacaaaaattgaaattgcgtgttaattagaaatcatatctagggtgtGATGTGAATTCGATTTAACAATGCGaatgctttcgttgctcctaggtatgttttgcaatatttaattgcttttgagtgttaaattggtggtatgcgcacatgtatgatcacctcacatgttaggaagttaaattaaaatcaattcaattgccaaacatttttttttttgaaaataaaaagaatggtaccgaaagggcattagaaaaatctaatgtaatcaagtccccgtatccttagtctcggttcgtaggagtaaagtaattctcccattattttacttaggtgtctaatcgacctaccataaggcgattagtggcgactcctaaataaaatcaatttgcatgttaaaaattcaaaacctaagtcgcgaattggtatgggcttgggagagcccgagttaagtttagcaacaatccattagccaaaacctaggtggttcacacccgaaagaaaaaattggtcgcgatgACACAGGCGACTACtgggacttgtgttaaaacacttagtggacttaggccaattattctttttaaaaaatatttttgttttaaagaaGGATATcggtatgtccctaacatttctaaggtgttaaatgtttttNNNNNNNNNNNNNNNNNNNNNNNNNNNNNNNNNN
This region of Eucalyptus grandis isolate ANBG69807.140 chromosome 8, ASM1654582v1, whole genome shotgun sequence genomic DNA includes:
- the LOC108956548 gene encoding transcription factor GTE8-like, which encodes MRVATDAAQRQANRDRGNRDERRGGEAGAGEWGSGAVARVVEACGRRPAATSARGRRLGCGTARAYSRRAERRASGRRGRGKARRGTVAEASRMEVAEDGQRFGEDDEQYLIFIFVRELERRAKEEKAKIQAEAKAAEEARKKAAAEAKRQRELERELARQALQKMEKTVDINENSQFMEDLEMLRVPHGEELPNFLEEAKSPDCSEDHLGSFKLQNCSNPLEQLGLYMKVDDEDEDEESEPPKSHPILPPPNDVEDGEID